In Mus musculus strain C57BL/6J chromosome 14, GRCm38.p6 C57BL/6J, the following are encoded in one genomic region:
- the Samd8 gene encoding sphingomyelin synthase-related protein 1 isoform 3 (isoform 3 is encoded by transcript variant 3) produces MAGPSQLCIRRWTTKHVAVWLKDEGFFEYVDILCNKHRLDGITLLTLTEYDLRSPPLEIKVLGDIKRLMLSVRKLQKIHTDVLEEMGYNSDSPMSPMTPFLSALQSADWLCNGEPTHSCDGPIPDLSSDQYQYMNGKNKHSARRLDPEYWKTILSCVYVFIVFGFTSFIMVIVHERVPDMQTYPPLPDIFLDSVPRIPWAFSMTEVCGVILCYIWILVLLLHKHRSILLRRLCSLMGTVFLLRCFTMFVTSLSVPGQHLQCTGKIYGSVWEKLRRAFAIWSGFGMTLTGVHTCGDYMFSGHTVVLTMLNFFVTEYTPRSWNFLHTLSWVLNLFGIFFILAAHEHYSIDVFIAFYITTRLFLYYHTLANTRAYHQSRRARIWFPMFSFFECNVNGTVPNEYCWPFSKPAIMKRLIG; encoded by the exons GATGGAATCACATTGCTCACGCTGACTGAATATGATCTCCGCTCTCCTCCTCTGGAAATCAAAGTCCTAGGAGACATTAAACGGTTAATGCTCTCAGTCCGAAAATTGCAGAAAATACATACTGATGTTTTGGAAGAGATGGGCTACAACAGTGACAGTCCTATGAGTCCCATGACTCCATTCCTTAGTGCTCTTCAGAGTGCAGACTGGCTCTGTAACGGAGAGCCCACACACAGCTGTGATGGGCCCATCCCTGACTTGAGTTCTGATCAGTACCAGTACATGAATGGCAAAAACAAACATTCTGCTCGAAGACTGGACCCAGAGTACTGGAAGACCATCCTGagttgtgtatatgtttttataGTATTTGGGTTTACGTCTTTCATTATGGTTATTGTTCATGAGCGTGTGCCTGACATGCAGACCTACCCACCACTCCCAGATATATTCCTAGACAG TGTTCCTAGGATCCCGTGGGCCTTCTCCATGACCGAAGTGTGTGGCGTGATTCTGTGCTACATTTGGATCCTGGTTCTTCTTCTTCACAAGCACAG GTCAATCCTTCTGCGAAGGCTCTGTAGTCTGATGGGCACTGTATTCTTGCTTCGCTGCTTTACCATGTTTGTGACCTCCCTCTCCGTGCCAGGACAGCACCTGCAGTGTACTGGAAAG ATATATGGAAGTGTGTGGGAGAAACTACGACGGGCATTTGCCATCTGGAGCGGCTTTGGAATGACTCTGACTGGCGTCCACACTTGTGGAGACTACATGTTCAGTGGCCACACAGTTGTTCTAACCATGCTGAATTTCTTTGTCACAGAGT ATACACCAAGAAGCTGGAATTTCTTGCACACTCTATCCTGGGTTCTCAACCTCTTTGGAATCTTCTTCATCTTGGCTGCCCATGAACATTATTCCATTGATGTGTTTATTGCCTTTTATATCACAACAAGACTCTTTTTGTACTACCATACTCTGGCTAACACCAGAGCGTATCATCAGAGTAGGAGAGCGAGGATTTGGTTccctatgttttctttctttgaatgcAATGTTAATGGCACAGTACCTAATGAATATTGTTGGCCATTTTCTAAACCAGCAATAATGAAAAGACTAATTGGATGA